From a region of the Phragmites australis chromosome 21, lpPhrAust1.1, whole genome shotgun sequence genome:
- the LOC133903525 gene encoding uncharacterized protein LOC133903525 — protein sequence MSGHEQADHVAESSGTRNDGAATAKHQEWLKEMRGWLMVLATLAASVTYQAGLNPPGGFWQDDDKPGHVAGNPVLRDRNAARYLTFYYFNATAFATSLVIILLLLNEQFYQTEAKVAALVLTTMVDLMGLVGAYIAGSTRDMSSSICIIVLTCFLFVCVVYMARVLPNLCFIVLYMAPPLFTMAKKGWLPVTANMKTRVEAAKKREEEQKKRSINNGKSRCLCCACFMASKNDNHPEAAA from the exons ATGTCCGGGCACGAGCAAGCAgaccacgtcgccgagagctccgGCACGCGGAACGACGGCGCTGCCACGGCGAAGCACCAGGAGTGGCTGAAGGAGATGCGCGGGTGGCTGATGGTCCTCGCCACACTCGCCGCGTCGGTGACATACCAGGCGGGGCTGAACCCTCCCGGCGGCTTCTGGCAGGACGACGACAAGCCGGGCCACGTGGCGGGCAACCCCGTGCTCCGCGACCGAAACGCTGCGAGGTACCTGACGTTCTACTACTTCAACGCGACGGCGTTCGCCACTTCGTTGGTGATCATCCTCCTGCTCCTGAACGAGCAGTTCTACCAGACGGAGGCCAAGGTCGCCGCCCTCGTCCTCACCACCATGGTCGACCTCATGGGCCTCGTCGGCGCCTACATCGCGGGGTCCACCCGCGACATGTCTTCCTCCATCTGCATCATCGTCCTCACCTGCTTCCTGTTCGTCTGCGTCGTGTACATGGCTAG GGTGCTGCCGAACCTGTGCTTCATTGTGCTGTACATGGCGCCACCGCTCTTCACGATGGCGAAGAAGGGGTGGCTGCCGGTGACGGCGAACATGAAGACGCGCGTGGAGGCGGCGAAGAAacgggaggaggagcagaagaaGAGATCGATCAATAACGGGAAGAGTCGGTGCCTTTGCTGTGCGTGCTTCATGGCTTCCAAAAATGATAATCATCCGGAGGCTGCTGCTTAA
- the LOC133903061 gene encoding G-type lectin S-receptor-like serine/threonine-protein kinase At1g34300, with protein sequence MIPVASLPLLALLLIPHLAAAQAQQQQQMPSFSANDKPWSPTERNRTLVSRNRDFAAGFVPSPSPSTPGNYRFAVWVVTSNSTTNNNAIVWYAHNKTNYNASEADGASALAVDAAGVLSWTTAGNKTIWSPVANPSTNTAVLQLNDTGSLVYGPVGSPLWSSFAEPTDTLMAGQAIPGGGNGTTLQSANGRYRLTSSTTLQFGHLMYANMSSAPTQSLVNLTADGTLVLSGGKLIASDQGSTKRLRRLKLDDDGNLRLYSLRSRTRQWRVVWQLVQELCTIRGTCADGRICVPVGADGISCVCPPGYRNTTQNGPCEPKKNYSRKGDDDKFFRMDFVSFSGGAPTAASDPGPLMTKLTPKNLAKCESICRGNASCVAFGYKFGGDRTCLQYTRLADGYWSPATEASTFLLVASSDNDRNPFTGMTDMIETVCPVRLALPVPPKQRATTIRNVAIITALFAVELLAGVLSFWAFLRKYSQYREMARTLGLEYLPAGGPRRFSYAELKAATKDFSGVVGRGGYGTVYRGELPDRRAVAVKQLNSVGGGEAEFWAEVTIIARMHHLNLVRMWGFCADREQRMLVYEYVPNGSLDKYLFANPNAGAGGDGGEPAAEAPPADPLLDLHTRYRIALGVARAIAYLHEECLEWVLHCDIKPENILLEDDFCPKVSDFGLSKLTSKRDKVTMSRIRGTRGYMAPEWVIHREPITAKADVYSFGMVLLEIVSGRRNYGFRQESVGSEDWYFPKWAYEKVYVEQRIDDIIDPRIAASYDDAVSVATVERMVKTAMWCLQDRAEMRPSMGKVAKMLEGSVEITEPVKPTIFCVQDE encoded by the coding sequence ATGATTCCGGTGGCCTCCCTCCCCCTTCTCGCTCTCCTCCTCATCCCGCATCTCGCTGCCGCCCAAGcccagcaacagcagcagatgCCCTCCTTCTCCGCCAACGACAAGCCCTGGAGCCCCACCGAGCGCAACCGCACCCTCGTCTCGCGCAATCGGGACTTCGCCGCCGGGTTCGtgccctccccctccccctccacccCGGGCAACTACCGCTTCGCCGTCTGGGTCGTCACCTCCAACTCCACCACAAACAACAACGCCATCGTATGGTACGCccacaacaaaaccaactacaACGCCTCCGAGGCCGATGGCGCCTCCGCGCTCGCCGTCGACGCGGCGGGCGTGCTCTCCTGGACCACTGCCGGAAACAAGACCATCTGGTCCCCCGTCGCCAATCCCTCCACCAATACGGCGGTGCTGCAGCTCAATGACACTGGCAGCCTAGTCTACGGCCCCGTTGGCAGCCCCTTGTGGTCAAGCTTCGCCGAGCCCACCGACACGCTCATGGCGGGCCAGGCCATACCCGGGGGAGGCAACGGCACCACGCTCCAGTCCGCCAACGGCCGCTACAGGCTGACGAGCTCCACGACGCTGCAGTTCGGCCACTTGATGTACGCCAACATGAGCAGCGCTCCTACTCAGAGTCTGGTCAATCTCACCGCAGACGGCACGCTCGTCCTCAGCGGTGGGAAGCTCATCGCCTCCGACCAGGGATCCACCAAGCGGCTCCGGCGGCTCAAGCTCGACGACGACGGCAACCTCCGCCTCTACAGCCTGCGGAGCAGAACTCGGCAGTGGCGCGTGGTGTGGCAGCTCGTGCAGGAGCTCTGCACCATCCGGGGCACCTGCGCCGACGGCAGAATCTGCGTCCCCGTCGGCGCCGACGGCATCAGCTGCGTCTGCCCGCCGGGGTACCGCAACACCACCCAGAACGGCCCCTGCGAGCCCAAGAAAAACTACAGCCGCAAGGGCGACGACGACAAGTTCTTCCGGATGGACTTCGTCTCCTTCTCCGGGGGCGCGCCCACCGCGGCGTCGGACCCAGGGCCCCTCATGACGAAGCTGACGCCGAAGAACCTGGCGAAGTGCGAGAGCATCTGCCGGGGCAACGCGAGCTGCGTGGCGTTCGGGTACAAGTTCGGCGGCGACCGGACGTGCCTCCAGTACACGAGGCTGGCGGACGGGTACTGGTCCCCGGCGACGGAGGCGTCGACGTTCCTGCTGGTGGCGTCGTCGGACAACGACAGGAACCCGTTCACGGGGATGACGGACATGATCGAGACGGTGTGCCCCGTGCGGCTGGCGCTGCCGGTGCCGCCGAAGCAGAGGGCGACGACGATCCGGAACGTGGCGATCATCACGGCGCTGTTCGCGGTGGAGCTGCTGGCGGGGGTGCTGTCGTTCTGGGCGTTCCTGCGCAAGTACTCGCAGTACCGGGAGATGGCGCGCACGCTGGGGCTGGAGTACCTCCCCGCCGGCGGGCCCCGGCGGTTCTCGTACGCGGAGCTGAAGGCGGCGACCAAGGACTTCTCGGGCGTGGTGGGGCGCGGCGGGTACGGGACGGTGTACCGCGGCGAGCTGCCGGACCGGCGCGCGGTGGCGGTGAAGCAGCTGAACAGcgtgggcggcggcgaggcggagtTCTGGGCGGAGGTGACCATCATCGCGCGGATGCACCACCTGAACCTGGTGCGCATGTGGGGGTTCTGCGCGGACCGGGAGCAGAGGATGCTGGTGTATGAGTACGTGCCCAACGGCTCGCTGGACAAGTACCTGTTTGCGAACCCCAATGCCGGAGCCGGTGGAGATGGTGGTGAGCCAGCAGCAGAAGCTCCTCCTGCGGATCCGCTGCTGGACCTGCACACCCGGTACCGCATCGCTCTGGGCGTGGCCCGCGCCATCGCGTACCTCCACGAGGAGTGCCTGGAGTGGGTGCTCCACTGCGACATCAAGCCGGAGAACATCCTGCTGGAGGACGACTTCTGCCCCAAGGTGTCCGACTTCGGGCTCTCCAAGCTGACGAGCAAGCGCGACAAGGTGACCATGTCCCGCATCCGCGGCACCCGCGGGTACATGGCGCCCGAGTGGGTGATCCACCGCGAGCCCATCACCGCCAAGGCCGACGTCTACAGCTTCGGCATGGTGCTGCTGGAGATCGTCTCCGGCCGCCGCAACTACGGGTTCCGGCAGGAGTCGGTGGGCAGCGAGGACTGGTACTTCCCCAAGTGGGCGTACGAGAAGGTGTACGTGGAGCAGCGCATCGACGACATCATCGATCCGCGCATCGCCGCCTCCTACGACGACGCCGTCAGCGTGGCCACCGTGGAGCGCATGGTGAAGACGGCCATGTGGTGCCTCCAGGACCGCGCCGAGATGCGGCCGTCCATGGGCAAGGTGGCCAAGATGCTGGAGGGGTCCGTGGAGATCACAGAGCCCGTCAAGCCCACAATCTTCTGCGTCCAGGATGAATGA